The following are encoded together in the Glycine soja cultivar W05 chromosome 5, ASM419377v2, whole genome shotgun sequence genome:
- the LOC114413753 gene encoding zinc-finger homeodomain protein 8-like, with protein sequence MEGGSGGERNSSVYRECLRNHAASLGSYATDGCGEYTVDGAGGLQCAACGCHRNFHRKVKYLAAAESPPTEYGGSNSKKRFRSKFTEDQKEKMLGFAEKLGWKLQRRDLDDEIERFCRSVGVSRQVFKVWMHNHKNSSSSSSTAANVSSLTQ encoded by the coding sequence atGGAAGGAGGATCAGGTGGCGAGAGGAACAGTAGTGTATACCGAGAGTGCTTGAGAAATCATGCAGCCAGCCTAGGAAGCTACGCCACGGACGGGTGCGGCGAGTACACGGTGGACGGCGCGGGGGGACTACAATGCGCCGCGTGCGGGTGCCACCGCAACTTCCACCGGAAAGTGAAGTACCTGGCGGCGGCTGAAAGCCCTCCCACGGAGTATGGGGGCAGCAACAGCAAGAAGCGGTTCAGGTCTAAGTTCACGGAAGATCaaaaggagaagatgctagGGTTTGCGGAGAAGCTTGGTTGGAAGCTTCAGAGGAGGGATCTTGATGATGAGATAGAGAGGTTTTGCCGAAGCGTTGGGGTGAGTAGGCAAGTCTTCAAAGTTTGGATGCATAACCATAAGaactcttcctcctcctcttctacCGCCGCCAATGTCTCCTCCCTCACCCAGTAA
- the LOC114413754 gene encoding zinc finger protein SHOOT GRAVITROPISM 5-like, whose product MLVVNNSSPTSEAENGTAAATNKRKRRPAGTPDPDAEVVSLSPKTLLESDRYVCEICNQGFQRDQNLQMHRRRHKVPWKLLKRETPVVKKRVFVCPEPSCLHHDPCHALGDLVGIKKHFRRKHSNHKQWVCERCSKGYAVQSDYKAHLKTCGTRGHSCDCGRVFSRVESFIEHQDACNVGRLGPETQPQPQTQTQAVQAAACLSRTASSETNFSNGAPWPQSGTVIIPKPSVTVLEPSSYSNPTTTAETNIINDVHPNLELQLSTATPSSKANYNHSIQTQLQLSIGIGSLEEQLRIAMAEKALAEEARKQAKRQIELAELEFTNAKRIRQQALAELDKAYALKDHAIKHINSTMLQITCLACKHHFQSPTSHDNSFVFSYITQAQSQLEKHRLKPIINS is encoded by the exons ATGTTAGTAGTCAATAACTCATCTCCCACTTCTGAGGCCGAGAATGGTACTGCTGCTGCCACTAATAAGAGGAAGAGAAGGCCTGCAGGAACACCAG ATCCAGATGCAGAAGTGGTGTCCCTCTCACCCAAGACCTTGCTGGAATCAGATCGTTATGTGTGTGAGATCTGCAACCAGGGATTCCAGAGGGACCAGAACCTTCAGATGCACCGGCGGAGGCACAAGGTGCCGTGGAAGCTGTTGAAGAGGGAAACGCCGGTGGTGAAGAAGAGAGTGTTTGTATGCCCGGAGCCTAGTTGTTTGCACCATGACCCATGCCATGCTCTGGGTGATCTTGTTGGAATAAAGAAGCACTTCAGAAGGAAACACAGCAATCACAAGCAATGGGTCTGCGAGAGATGCTCCAAAGGCTATGCGGTGCAGTCCGATTACAAAGCACATCTCAAAACTTGTGGCACCCGAGGACACTCTTGCGATTGTGGCCGCGTTTTCTCAAG GGTGGAGAGCTTCATTGAGCACCAAGACGCGTGCAACGTGGGGAGGTTGGGGCCAGAAACACAGCCACAGCCACAGACACAGACACAGGCAGTGCAAGCTGCTGCATGCTTGTCTCGAACAGCTTCAAGCGAAACCAATTTCAGCAATGGAGCCCCTTGGCCCCAAAGCGGTACTGTAATAATTCCAAAGCCCTCCGTAACAGTATTAGAACCCTCCTCATACTCCAACCCTACTACCACTGCCGAAACCAACATCATCAACGACGTCCACCCCAACCTGGAGCTTCAGCTCTCTACAGCTACTCCTTCATCCAAAGCTAATTATAACCACTCCATACAGACACAGTTGCAGCTATCCATAGGGATAGGGTCCTTGGAAGAGCAGTTGAGGATAGCGATGGCTGAGAAAGCGTTGGCGGAAGAGGCAAGGAAGCAAGCCAAGAGGCAGATCGAACTGGCTGAACTTGAGTTCACTAACGCCAAGAGGATAAGACAACAAGCGCTTGCGGAACTTGACAAAGCCTATGCCTTGAAGGACCATGCAATCAAGCACATCAATTCAACCATGCTTCAAATCACTTGCCTCGCTTGCAAGCACCATTTTCAATCGCCAACCTCCCACGACAACTCTTTCGTCTTCAGCTACATAACACAAGCTCAAAGCCAACTAGAAAAACATCGACTCAAACCCATTATTAACTCTTAA